The following proteins come from a genomic window of Panicum hallii strain FIL2 chromosome 8, PHallii_v3.1, whole genome shotgun sequence:
- the LOC112903687 gene encoding uncharacterized protein LOC112903687, whose protein sequence is MRAARSGVHGRAAPERKRRLQLVRAGEERCARRRRREARGASALKQASAGVRAAEARAREQRSSSGGLGSSLVANSTASKVSFQDSTTSSARRGAAEATDSDAATLLARRAGRRSGEAKVVVIARRIRKEQLRGCAGRVSAAHVREQRRLSREQENPEVRKGVGIANQSCPVGFFHESTTSSSSYPSSIVRARPQHLKKTSEPPSSFFRSLRHNIIAVAKSTIVATDHREEYPSGHSSPTTIPWQVSSSPTKSRHRQVLLIVDSVHRGNSFSTHSPSQLRLTQDTTTSANSTYKISQESAEDIPKDQVNVTKGLSEAPNQSSEVTVLTSLTSAPPVKVMS, encoded by the exons ATGCGCGCGGCGCGCAGCGGCGTGCATGGGCGAGCGGCGCCAGAACGAAAGCGGCGGCTGCAGTTGgtgcgcgcgggggaggagcggtgtgcgcggcggcggcgcagagaagCGCGCGGCGCAAGCGCGCTGAAGCAGGCGTCAG CGGGCGTGCGTGCGGCAGAAGCACGCGCaagagagcagaggagcagtAGCGGCGGGTTGGGCAGCAGTTTGGTTGCAAACAGCACGGCGTCCAAGGTTTCCTTCCAGGATTcgaccacgtcgagtgctcggcgtggggcggcggaggccacagatagtgatgcggctacgcttttggcgaggcgagccggaaggagaagTGGCGAAGCGAAGGTGgtggttatagcgcggcgaattcggaaggagcagctgcgcgggtgtgccggccgtgtttcagcggcacacgtgcgtgagcagagaaggcttagccgtgagcaggaaaaccctgaggttcgcaaaggagtcggcatagcgaaccaatcctgCCCTGTCGGCTTCTTCCATGAgtctacgacatccagcagctcttacccttcatcgatcgtccgagcaagaccacaacacctcaagaaaacTTCTGAACCCCCATCGAGTTTTTTCAGATCCCTTCGCCacaacatcatcgccgtggcaaagtcgactatcgtcgccacggatcaccgtgaggaatacccctccggtcattcttcacccactacaatcccctggcaagtttcttcgtcacccacgaaatctcgtcaccgtcaagTACTTCTCATCGTCGattctgttcatcgcgggaattcattTTCCACCCATTCTCCTTCACAACTAAGGTTAACCCAAG atacgactacttccgcaaacagtacctacaagatctctcAGGAGTCTGCAGAAGATATTcctaaagaccaagtgaatgtcaccaagggattatctgaagccccgaaccaaagttcggaagttacagtactaacatccctgacttcagccccaccagtaaag gtaatgtcttga